The genomic DNA GTCTTAATCCCTTTGCCTCCCACAAAGATCCAGTTGTCCCTGAAGTCTAATGTGCTGATGCTGGAACTGCCAAGTTCACCAATCATCTTCTTGGACTCGTCGTTCAGCCTGTGGACCGCAAAGCAGGGTCGTATTCATTTGTGCGCACCGTAGCGAAATGTTTCAcaacaaaaataaattaaaaatgtcttagacaagttcaggtagtccctccccgtTTCAGTCCGTTTGCTAGTGAATACACAGCTAGAATGTCATTAAGAGTCTGTAGACTAGACactacctgttagggctagggggcagcatttgcacgtctggataaaaaaaatgtacccgatttaatctggttactaatcctacccagtaactagaatatgcatatacttattatatatggatagaaaacactctaaagtttctaaaactgtttgaatggtgtctgtgagtataacagaactcatttggcaggcaaaaccctgagacattttctgacaggaagtggatacctgatgtgttgtattgactttaaacctatcccattgaaaaacacaggtgctgaggaatattttggcacttcctattgcttccactagatgtcaccagcctttacaaagtgttttgagtcttctggagggagatctgaccgaacaagagccatggaacgatgatgtcccattagacacctggcgcgcgagttcatgttgggtaccctcgttccaatacgttataaaagagtatgcattcgtccaccttgaatattattcatgttctggttaaaaaaggccctaatgatttatgctatacaacgtttgacatgtttgaacgaacgtaaatatattttttcccctcgttcatgacgagaagtccggctggcttagatcatgtgctaacaagacggagatttttggacataaatgatgagcttttttgaacaaaactacattcgttatggacctgtgatacctggaagtgacatctgatgaagagaatcaaaggtaatggattatttacatagtattttcgattttagatctccccaacatgacgtctagtctgtatcgcaacgccgtatttttctgggcgcagtgctcagattattgcaaagtgtgatttcccagtaaggttatttttaaatctggcaagttgattgcgttcaagagatgtaaatctataattctttaaatgacaatataatattttaccaatgttttctaattttaattatttaatttgtgacgctgacttgactgccggttattggagggaaacgatttcctcaacatcaatgccatagtaaaacgctgtttttggatataaatatgaacttgatagaactacaaatgcatgcattgtctaacataatgtcctaggagtgtcatctgatggagattgtaaaaggttagtgcatcattttagctggttttatggttttggtgaccctgtctttgacttgacaaaacattacacacaactcttgtaaatgtactgtcctaacatactctaaatttatgctttcgccgtaaaacctttttgaaatcgtaaaacgtggttagattaaggagatgtttatctttcaaagggtgtaaaatagttgtatgtttgaaaaatttgaattttgacatttatttggattcaaatttgccgctcttgaaatgcacctgctgttgatggagtgcaccacgggtggcacgctagcgtcccacctagcccatagttaAATGTCTCTACCTACCACTCTTTCCTTTGCTTGAACCTTTTCTCTTAGTCACCATTGTTATACATCAGTAATTGGTGACTACTCCTTTAATATCAGCAGTTAGGGTGAAATTCATTTACATTCCCCCGCAGTCAGTTAATGGGTGTATTTAAGTGATAGTCATTTGTCAACTCTACAAGTGTTCAATTAAGTCCCTGGAGGAACGAAACAGATTGATCAAGACACTGACCTGAAGTATTTGCCTAAGCTTAAAATGTTCATCTAAGAGTTCATGGAGAAGTTAAATGCTGAACGTGCATCTTTCTTCAGTTAGGAACACCTACTTGGAGGCCGAATCGTCAAACGTGGCCATCATCACTACTGTTCCTTCTTCAATAGTCTTCAGGAATGTGATGAGCGTGTTGACATCTGCACACACAACAAATACACAGGTACAAGACTGGTTTGCCTAGTCCAGCTGCCCAGCTGCCAAGTCAAGACACACCATGACACAGAAACTCTAACTGAAACTAAGGCCTCACCTCCCGCCCACATGTCAAAGTAGTCTGTCTTGATGAGGTCCCCTGTCTTTCCTGTGGAGAACAAACAACTTGTTCACGACAAGCCAATGTATGCTCACAGGCTAACGCCTATCATGAATAGTGATTTATAGTACATTCAATGACAATGGAAAGTACtgtttacactgagtgtataaaacattaagaacacctgctctttcaatgacagactgaccaggtgaaagctatgatcccttattgatgtcactatactacttcaatcagtgtagatgaacgggAGAAGACAGgtcaaataaggatttttaagccttgagacatggattgtgtatgtttgccaTTTAGAAGGTGAATTGGCAAGagaaaaatatttaagtgcctttgaacggggtacggtagtaggtgccaggcgcaccgatttgtgtcaagaactgcaacactgttgGGTTTTCACACCAAGTTTccggtgtgtatcaagaacggtccactaCCCAAATAACGtcaagccaacttgacaactgtgggacacattggagtcaacatccctgtggaacgcttttgatacCTTATAGTTAATGCGTCGACAAATTGAAGCTGTTCTAAGGACAAAAGAGGATGGTGCAACTCAATGTTaaaaaggtgttcttaatgttttgtccgctCAGTGTATATGAACAGCGGTATGGACGGGTTAGTATTGAAGTAGTTAAGCaaggcagggatgggcaactacaGTCCAGAAGGGCCATGTTGTATGCAGGcttctgttccagcccagcactaacagcCATCTACACATCCTCGAAGGACTCGAGCTGCCAATCCCTGAACAAAGTAAATGTTTCACAACATATTTCATATTCAATTGTCATATTACTCACAGATGTAATTATGTAAAACAACCGATTAGACTACAAGGAGAAGTACTGTTTGTCTATGGTATGTAGCAGTGACAAGGCTGGTTTACCGTTAACCAGGGCGATGTTAATTCCTCTGCCCACGTTGTTCTTGACGCCACTCATCAATCTGAAAGGACAAATTAAAGCATTATGTGATTGTGAGCCTCCTGGTCGTGTGGCTTTCTTCACCACTGTACTGAGACTTGTCGCATCCTGGTCGTATAGCGTCGACACAAAAATAAAAGACATTCCTAACCAGACTTGATTCCCTTGAAGCAATGCCTGAGGAATTGGATTTCAATAACACGGATGCAGAATGCCACAAGAATCAACAGTTAATTAAATACAGGGTTAACAGTCAACAGGTTGCTTCAGGCATGTTTAAATTTAATCTCCACCTCAGTTACAAGACAGTTCATACCGGTCTACGCGAGTCTGTCTAGGAATCTATAAGAATAGAAATGCATCCTGTAGAACAGACGTGGATAATTGTGTTGTAGAATATCCTATTGTGTCAGCCTTGCACTCTAGATATCTACCTGACAATAGATgtttacattgtagtcatttagcagatgctcttatccacagcgacttacagttatagcgcattcatcttaagatagctaggtgagacaaccacagaaCAGTCATAGTAAGTGCTGTACATTCTTTCTAAATAAAAtgtagttatcagcaaagtcagtgctagtaggaaaagtAAAGTGCAAGGTTATTTTTTGTGTGGGTTGTACTGTTAATATAGGTTGAGAGGGATGTGGGTTGTACTGTTAATATAGGTCTATCATGTCTCTTACATGTTGTCCTCCAGGCAGATTTTGGGACCCACAACACTGGCTGCTCCGCTGGCCATCTTAAAGGAGAAGTGTCCCTCAGGACATGGCTTGGAGAGGCCACACTTATAGCGGTCCAGTCTGGTAGCTGTGAATGGAATTCCAAACATAgtatacaataccaacacactttACCACCCCCCCATCAAACACACACCCAATATCAGCAAACACATACATACCTAGGCCCTGCAAACACAGTCTACTATTACACACACAGCTTGAATCTCTCTCACCGGGGGCACAATATAACTCACACACCTACAGAACAAACCAGACTATTTACAAAGAACTCAACAGCTAAAGAACCAAAACATTCCCAATAAAGGCCAGgtggtaactacacaacacacagaTTAACTACTGAGCTCCTAACACTTAAGCCTACATGGTAAGGTGTTTCCATGGTTTGTTAAGAGAAGATCAGCCCTGAAATAAGAAATGTAACTTGATTGATTGAGGGAATCAGGAATTAGGTTAAAGTGATGTAACAGGAGAAGTGATTGAAGTACACTTACGGCCTTCCTCTACAGGCATAGACCCTGTtgtggagggacagaaacagacaaGTTAGACTCAGATGTCTTTATGACATTAGCCCGTGAGCTCATGAGTTCCTTATTTAAGAAAGTTAAAACATTGAGCTTTGCACAAAATCTGTCTGTCTTTAGCCTGGCTTAAAACATAGCAAGCTAGCCAGGCCTTTTAGCATCCCACATCTCCATGTGAAATCAGATTTATCATTCTAAAAAAACATGCCCTAGCAAATACTCTACTTGCCGGTGCAACCTAAAACATTATCCGAGTTCGATATCCTGCTTGTGTACTCATTCAGATatcagctaaaaaaaaaaaaagcgcatggctagctagttggctaaagCAGGTTCTACCACTTCACAATAGCCTGGAATAACTGGTTATTACTAATAAACTAAATATTTTCTGGGGGTGGAATCTTGTTGTTTGGTTTACTGTTTGTACAGTCGCAGAGATTATATTTGGTTACAAATACAAAATAGGCTACTTTGATGAATAACCTGTAGATCAGAACAAGGAACCAATCGACAACACTGTGTGAATTTAGCTTTAGCCAGAGGCTAAGGGGTGTCGTATGCAGACACAACCAAGGTTCTTCTGAAGGCCTAAATCTTGAATCCACGGTGAAGATTATTAATCCTATCTATTAAGAGATGTATTCAAAATAATAGCCTTTGAAACGAAGTGATTCCTCTTTGGAATTCCATGCAAGATCAGGCAATAGATTGATATGCACAGTTACAACACTGGAAAACCCCTGTAACCAAACTCACCAAAAACATTCCCCAAACTGAAGTCCATATTCATTTCCAGCAGCTGGAAGGCAAGGAAAACTGCCAGGAAAAAGACCGAAACCAATGCAGCCAACTTCAAGATGCCTGAAGGAAATTAGATAGACCAAAGAAAGAGAACGAATAGAGATCaatggatggagcgagagaggagagaaaatgtAACACTATTTAAACACCATGTATAATATGTGTGATGCCAGGTAAGGTCTGATGCTAACAGAGAAATTCATTTTCTTGGTGACCTGAACATTGACTGGATATCTAGTTGTCCTCTCAAGAGGAAGCTTTTTACTGTGACTAATGCCTGTAACATGACCCAGGTTATCACTCAACCAACTAGAGTGTAAATCaatagtgttggatctgtgacatccactTGTGTTGATCAGATCTTCACCACTGCTGCAGAGCTTTGCTCCAAAGCAATGTCAGTTCCCATTGGCTACAGTGACCATAACATTGTGGCAATAACAAGAAAAGCCAAAGGTACCAAATGCAGGGTCTAAAGTTATTTATAACAGGTAATACAAAAATGTTCTCAGGACTCTTGTTTAAGATGAAAAACATTTGTTGGCCTGATGTGTATAAGGAGGAGAAACCAGATACAGCACTCTGAGTATTTGTAAAATTATTCTTGCCGATTGTTGACAAGcgtgcacctgttaagaaactgagaACTGTTAGAGCGCCCTGGGTCGATGAACTGAAAAATTATATGGTTCAAAGAAATGAAGAAAAAGGTGACAAACAATTCAGGCTGCTCAGCTGGTTGGTTGACATACTGTCAATTGAGACATTTGTGAcaaaatacatacatatatacatatatacatatacatatacacatatatatacatacacacatatatacatactacTAAAACAAGAAATTACACTAAAAAAAACAAAGGGAAAATACTTTGGATCACCTTAAGTTATATTATGGACAGAAAACCCAATTAAATCTACATCGTTCATTGATGTTGATGGGCCATTTATAGCAAAACCTTCTGATATAGCCAATTCATTTCAATGACTATTTCACCGGTAAAGAGGACAAACAGTCAGTTAAAACACTGAACCATCATATGTGT from Salmo salar chromosome ssa07, Ssal_v3.1, whole genome shotgun sequence includes the following:
- the LOC106609579 gene encoding protein FAM3C, with translation MRAGGILKLAALVSVFFLAVFLAFQLLEMNMDFSLGNVFGSMPVEEGPTRLDRYKCGLSKPCPEGHFSFKMASGAASVVGPKICLEDNILMSGVKNNVGRGINIALVNGKTGDLIKTDYFDMWAGDVNTLITFLKTIEEGTVVMMATFDDSASKLNDESKKMIGELGSSSISTLDFRDNWIFVGGKGIKTKSPFEQHIKNNADTNKYEGWPEVLEMEGCIPQRQE